The region CCGATGATGCGAACGCCGCCGGTATCCTCGATGTCGTTGCCGAGGAAATAGTTCCCGCTGACGGTGCAGTCGTTTCCGTGCCGCAGGGTCAGCGTACCCTTGCTTTCGAAAAAGCCGTTGCCGCGGTAGGTGTTCCGGCAGCTTTTGTTCGAAACGATCTCCTGAGCCTCTCCGTTGCACCGGTAAAAATAATTGTGCTCGACGATGCAATGGGCCTCCTGCATGGAGTGTGCACTGTCGCCGATACGGATCGTCTCCTGTTCATTGGCCGGCTCGTCCGTCTCATCGTAGATGGTTTCCGGCCGTGTAAACCGGTTGTAGGAGATCGTATGCCCCGCCGTCACGCCCTCCTCGAGCCATACGACCATGAGTGCGCCCATGTTGCGTTTGTTCTCGAAATCGCAGTGCGTCACCGTGTGTCCGCTTCCGTACAGCGAGACCCATTTCGTGCCGTTTTCGGCATCGGGGAGCGTCCCCGAACCGTCGACGGCACAATCTTCCAGCCGACACGACAGGGAACCGCTCCGGAAACAAATGAGGTGCTCGCCCGCCGGCTCCGGGTCCTGCCAGCGAAAGCCGCTGACGCAGATGCCGCTGCCGTCTACAGCGAGCGAGGAAGCTCCCGTAAAGCAGACTCCCCCGGGCGTTTCCGCCCTGAAAACGATCGGGTCTCCGGCGGTGCCCTGGCCCGTTAAAACGATCTGCTGCGCATCGTAAGTTCCGTCTTTCCAAATCACCACGTCGCCGGATTTCAGCGCACCGAGTGCAGAAAGTTCATCCGTCGAAGAAACGACGTGCGGAACGGCCGTCCCTCCGTCGTTTCCGCCGCCGTCGCCGGTATCCGTCGTGCCGTTCTCGCTGCAAGCCGCAACGGCCGTCGCCGCAAGAAGCAAAACAGCCTTTCTTAACAAAATCAGGAATGAGTTCAAGTTCATCGGGATAAATTTTAGAATTCGAAATTGGTCAACCAATTTGTAAAGGTATAAAATTTTCGAAAACTTGTCCCCCGTTTGGTTGTTATTTTGCAAACAATAGGATACCTTTGTGGCTTTAAA is a window of Gallalistipes aquisgranensis DNA encoding:
- a CDS encoding polysaccharide lyase 6 family protein, which codes for MNLNSFLILLRKAVLLLAATAVAACSENGTTDTGDGGGNDGGTAVPHVVSSTDELSALGALKSGDVVIWKDGTYDAQQIVLTGQGTAGDPIVFRAETPGGVCFTGASSLAVDGSGICVSGFRWQDPEPAGEHLICFRSGSLSCRLEDCAVDGSGTLPDAENGTKWVSLYGSGHTVTHCDFENKRNMGALMVVWLEEGVTAGHTISYNRFTRPETIYDETDEPANEQETIRIGDSAHSMQEAHCIVEHNYFYRCNGEAQEIVSNKSCRNTYRGNGFFESKGTLTLRHGNDCTVSGNYFLGNDIEDTGGVRIIGEGHTVENNRFERLNSVGYKAALCLVRGEENPSLSGYFQVRNAVVRNNVFVDCNLAMHVNYGSSKMTLPVVSSRIENNTAVAAEGTTDYVVRYESSDPEAEIVWENNTFYGRFKNNYFGLSAQKERPGIPDGSAQLSAIEEAAGTTWE